caagtgatgatcttacttgaacttgttttcgtgtcatgattttgcttcaagaactttgagccatccaaggatccattgaagctagatccatttttctcttttccagtaggttcatccaaggaacttaaggtagtaatgatgttcataacatcattcgattcatacatataaagctatcttattcgaaggtttaaacttgtaatcactagaacatagtttagttaattctaaacttgttcgcaaacaaaagttaatccttctaacttgacttttaaaatcaactaaacacatgttctatatctatatgatatgctaacttaatgatttaaaacctggaaacacgaaaaacaccgtaaaaccggatttacgccgtcgtagtaacaccgcgggctgttttgggttagttaattaaaaactatgataaactttgatttaaaagttgttattctgagaaaatgatttttattatgaacatgaaactatatccaaaaattatggttaaactcaaagtggaagtatgttttctaaaatggtcatctagacgtcgttctttcgactgaaatgactacctttacaaaaacgacttgtaacttatttttccgactagaaacctatactttttttgtttagattcataaaatagagttcaatatgaaaccatagcaatttgattcactcaaaacggatttaaaatgaagaagttatgggtaaaacaagattggataatttttctcattttagctacgtgaaaattggtaacaaatctattccaaccataacttaatcaacttgtattatatattatgtaatcttgagataccatagacacgtatacaatgtttcgacctatcatgtcgacacatctatatatatttcggaacaaccatagacactctatatgtgaatgttggagttagctatacagggttgaggttgattccaaaatatatatagtttgagttgtgatcaatactgagatacgtatacactgggtcgtggattgattcaagataatatttatcgatttatttctgtacatctaactgtggacaactagttgtaggttactaacgaggacagctgacttaataaacttaaaacatcaaaatatattaaaagtgttgtaaatatattttgaacatactttgatatatatgtatatattgttataggttcgtgaatcaaccagtggccaagtcttacttcccgacgaagtaaaaatctgtgaaagtgagttatagtcccacttttaaaaatctaatatttttgggatgagaatacatgcaggttttataaatgatttacaaaatagacacaagtacgtgaaactacattctatggttgaattatcgaaatcgaatatgcccctttttattaagtctggtaatctaagaattagggaacagacaccctaattgacgcgaatcctaaagatagatctattgggcctaacaaaccccatccaaagtaccggatgctttagtacttcgaaatttatatcatatccgaagggtgtcccggaatgatggggatattcttatatatgcatcttgttattgtcggttaccaggtgttcaccatatgaatgatttttatctctatgtatgggatgtgtattgaaatatgaaatcttgtggtctattgttacgatttgatatatataggttaaacctataactcaccaacatttttgttgacgttttaagcatgtttattctcaggtgattattaagagcttccgctgtcgcatacttaaataaggacaagatttggagtccatgcttgtatgatattgtgtaaaaactgcattcaagaaacttattttgttgtaacatatttgtattgtaaaccattatgtaatggtcgtgtgtaaacatgatatattagattatcattatttgataatctacgtaaagctttttaaacctttattgatgaaataaaggttatggtttgtttaaaaatgaatgcagtctttgaaaaacgtctcatatagaggtcaaaacctcgcaacgaaatcaattaatatggaacgtttttaatcaataagaacgggacatttcaaaaatcacttcaagaatcaagctataatcatcataggaagaacacttcaagaacacttcaaaaatcccttcaagtttactaatttacttccaagctttctaatccattccaagtaatcatctaagatcaagaaacctttgttatatacagtaggttatctttattattcaaggtaatattcatattcaaactttgattcaatttctataactataaactatcttaattcgagtaaaaatcttacttgaacttgtttttgtgtcatgatcctacttcaagaactttcaagccatccaagatcctttgaagctagatcatttcttatcacttccagtaggtttacctactaaaattgaggtagtaatgatgttcataacatcattcgattcatatatataaaactatcttattcgaaggtttaaactcgtaatcactagaacatagtttagttaattctaaacttgttcgcaaacaaaagttaatccttctaacttgacttttaaaatcaactaaacacatgttctatatctatatgatatgctaacttaatgatttaaaacctggaaacaagaaaaacaccgtaaaaccggatttacgccgtcgtagtaacaccgcgggctgttttgggttagttaattaaaaactatgataaactttgatttaaaagttgttattctgagaaaatgatttttattatgaacatgaaattatattaaaaaattatggataaactcaaagtggaagtatgttttctaaaatggtcatctagacgtcgttctttcgactgaaatgactacctttacaaaaacgacttgtaacttatttttctgactataaacctacacttcttctatttagattcataaaatatagttcaatatgaaaccatagcaatttgattcactcaaaacggatttaaaatgaagaagttatgggtaaaacaagattggataatttttctcattttagctacgtgaaaattggtaacaaatctattccaaccataacttaatcaacttgtattgtatattatgtaatcttgagataccatagacacgtatacaatgtttcgacctatcatgtcgacacatctatatatatttcggaacaaccatagacactctatatgtgaatgttggagttagctatacagggttgaggttgattccaaaatatatatagtttgagttgtgatcaatactgagatacgtatacactgggtcgtggattgattcaagataatatttatcgatttatttctgtacatctaactgtggacaactagttgtaggttactaacgaggacagctgacttaataaacttaaaacatcaaaatatattaaaagtgttgtaaatatattttgaacatactttgatatatatgtatatattgttataggttcgtgaatcaaccagtggccaagtcttacttcccgacgaagtaaaaatctgtgaaagtgagttgtagtcccacttttaaaatctaatatttttgggatgagaatacatgcaggttttataaatgatttacaaaatagacacaagtacgtgaaactacattctatggttgaattatcgaaatcgaatatgcccctttttattaagtctggtaatctaagaattagggaacagacaccctaattgacgcgaatcctaaagatagatctattgggcctaacaaaccccatccaaagtaccggatgctttagtacttcgaaatttatatcatatccgaagggtgtcccggaatgatggggatattcttatatatgcatcttgttaatgtcggttaccaggtgttcaccatatgaatgatttttatctctatgtatgggatgtgtattgaaatatgaaatcttgtggtctattgttacgatttgatatatataggttaaacctataactcaccaacatttttgttgacgtttaaagcatgtttattcttaggtgaatattaagagcttccgctgttgcatactaaaataaggacaagatttggagttcatgtttgtatgatattgtgtaaaaactgcattcaagaaattgatttcgatgtaacatatttgtattgtaaaccattatgtaatggtcgtgtgtaaacaggatattttagattatcattatttgataatctacgtaaagctttttaaacctttatttatgaaataaaggttatggtttgttttaaaaatgaatgcagtctttgaaaaacgtctcatatagaggtcaaaacctcgcaacgaaatcaattaatatggaacgtttttaatcaataagaacgggacatttcagttttactcttgccaagtttacaagaattgcaGTCAAGCTTAATATCACCCAAAACTGGTGATGATTTATTCCCAAGCAAACCAGATTTTAACAAAGTAAACAAAACATTATTATTTGGATGTCCAAGACGTTTATGCCACATTTTGTAATCTACTAAAGCTGAAAAACTCGTAACAAAAGGTAAGGAATTGGATGAAGGAAACTCGAGAGGAAAAAGACGTCCTACTTTAGGCCCCCTCGCAATCATCTTTCCCGTCGAATGATCCTGCACAACACAACCAGATTTAGATAATCCCACCTTACAATTATCATCAATAAGTTGTCCCACAGATATAAGATTAGTAGTAAGGCCGGGAGAGACACATATATCTTTTATAGATGGAGAAATATCACCAGTAGCTACGATTGGTAAATGGTTACCATCAGCGGTGTGAATTTCAAGATTTCCGGAGTATTTTCTTATGTTGGTAAGAGAATGACAAGTATTTATCATGTGGTTTGATGCTCCGGAATCAATATACCAGGTAGATGAAGGTGTTATACCTGAGATTCCTAAGGCCGGAAGGCTGAAATGATCATTTGTTGAATCATTTCAGGAGTTATTGTTGGGGCAGCGGTGTTTTGCGTTGTAGTTACAGATTCAGCAGCACGTGATGTCCCAATCGAGGCTGTATATGTTGTTGCTGATTTCTTTGGAGGCCTGATAGGGCATTCTTTAATAAAATGGCCGTCCTTTTTGCGATAGTTACAGAACTTTTTGGGACAATTTGAAGCATAGTGTCCAAATTCTTTACAGCAAAAGCATTGAACATTATGCATGTCTCTTTCTCTTGATTTACCATGTGCCAAATAAGCAATCAGAACCGTCGTCGATCTTTGCTTCTCAAGGTTACTCTGACTTAGAAGACGTTGCTCTTCTCGAAATAAATCATTGAGACAAGTGTCCAAAGAAGGAACTGGGTCTCGATTCATAAGATTCGATCTAGTAGTTTCAAAATCAAATCTTAATTTCATAAGAAACTGATCTCTGTTTGTGGTTTCGTGAACTGCTTGAACTGAAATGAGACCTTCTGGTGGTAAAGTAGAATAAACAATATCTGTGTATTCAGCCCAAAGGTTCATGAAGCAAGAATAAAAATCAGAAATAGAGAGGCTATCTTGTTGAATGATAGCTATCTCATGCTCTAACTGAAATCGGCGAGCTGTGTTGTTTTGACTATGAAGTTTCTTTAAATGCTCCCACATTTGGGCAGCAGTCCTAAAAGGACGAAGATTCAACACGATGTTGGGCTCCATAGAGCTTAGAATCCATGTCATAACTTTAGCATCATTGACCTCCCATTTGGCATGTTCCGTCTTGTTTTTGTCTCCGTCAACTGTAGGAACTGGACAACTACCATCAATATGGCCCCATAAATCCTTCCCTTGACAAAAATCTGGAAATGGAATGCCCATGTTGAGTAGTTCTTGCCACTAAACCGAACCAGGAAAGCATCAGACTTGTCAAAAGATATGATATAGCAAGAACTTGAACAAAGTTTCTACAAGAGAAAAAAGAACTTGGACAGAGAATAACTAAAAACGAGGAGTGTTGGACAATGATCAAATGAAAAACAGAATATCAGAACTGTAGCTCTGATGCCATGACAAACTTTGAGACTTTGGGAAAAAGATGTGTATTGCAATGTCTAATACATGATCTATATATACAACAGGCTGGAAAGTTAAGTTTAGAAGCTATTAACTCTAAATCCCTAAGATCAAGCCTATACATTATGTGACAGAATATATACAGTGAAACCATATCAGCAGTTGATGTGATATGATCTTCTTCTGATCTTCTGAGATTCATTTCAATAAATGCATATCAACATATATCTTTACTGATATCTTTGACAGAAGATTTGTGTATTGATGGACTTGAAAGATGTTATTTTCTTGATTTTCTTGGCCCTGAAGGGTTTGCTGCTGAGCTTTCAAGAAGGACATCTTGCCAGTAAGCAATCAAGTTTATTAATTTAGTTTTTGTGTATGTGTCTGTACTTCTAAATGGCTACATGTTTTTCTTAGTTTTTTGAAATATTTAGGGTGATAGGATTCGATCACCGAAAAACGACATTGTCTGATATCCATTTGTATGAGGATTGTAACACAAATCTTTCGTATCAAGTGAATTTAGATAAGAGCAGTGTTCATCTGCTGTATATGAATATTTTATTGCCAAGCTATCGGAAATGAGTTCTAATAATGTAAGTTAACCAagtttttattgttattttttgATGCTTTGTTTGATAAAATTTAGTTGTATAAGTTTTGATTGTATGTTCTGTTAATTAGGAGCATAGTGCATGTCTCTTTAACACTGAAGATCGAGAAAGAGTGAAAATGGTCCCTAAATATATTGAGGATGGAGACCTTCGGCGATGGACCCTTCCAGATATCAAAGAATTCAATATCGGTCTTTCTAAATGGCGTTCGAAGTTGAATTGCATCACAAATTCACACTTGTTTGATCAGGTCACGATTCTTCATAAATTGCTCGAGGTAAACATGACATGGATCTTGAAATTTGTGCCAAGTTCCAAAAAGACTTGTTGTAACTATCCTACACACAGAACGTTCCAAATCCAAAAAGACCTGCAATTTAACCAAGAATTCGAAAAGGCATATCATGTATAGCATATACATCAGTTTTATTGTATGCGTACCACAAAGACTGGACTAAATAGCAGTATACTACTTTCAAACAACCTAACCTGATGCATGTAGTTTTTGTAAGGGGAAATTTGAGTTAAATGATCTTTAGTTAAGGGGTCAAACATGTAACTATTTAGGGGAAGTTTGAGTTAAATGAGCTTTTGTGAGGGGCTAAAGTATAActttataatttaata
This genomic window from Rutidosis leptorrhynchoides isolate AG116_Rl617_1_P2 chromosome 2, CSIRO_AGI_Rlap_v1, whole genome shotgun sequence contains:
- the LOC139889328 gene encoding uncharacterized protein; this translates as MGIPFPDFCQGKDLWGHIDGSCPVPTVDGDKNKTEHAKWEVNDAKVMTWILSSMEPNIVLNLRPFRTAAQMWEHLKKLHSQNNTARRFQLEHEIAIIQQDSLSISDFYSCFMNLWAEYTDIVYSTLPPEGLISVQAVHETTNRDQFLMKLRFDFETTRSNLMNRDPVPSLDTCLNDLFREEQRLLSQSNLEKQRSTTVLIAYLAHGKSRERDMHNVQCFCCKEFGHYASNCPKKFCNYRKKDGHFIKECPIRPPKKSATTYTASIGTSRAAESVTTTQNTAAPTITPEMIQQMIISAFRP
- the LOC139889329 gene encoding uncharacterized protein, which produces MLKDLCIDGLERCYFLDFLGPEGFAAELSRRTSCQVIGFDHRKTTLSDIHLYEDCNTNLSYQEHSACLFNTEDRERVKMVPKYIEDGDLRRWTLPDIKEFNIGLSKWRSKLNCITNSHLFDQVTILHKLLEVNMTWILKFVPSSKKTCCNYPTHRTFQIQKDLQFNQEFEKAYHV